In Haloterrigena turkmenica DSM 5511, a single genomic region encodes these proteins:
- the coxB gene encoding cytochrome c oxidase subunit II, protein MSSRRTTVAFTAAALSTLLALTGTVAAQSPNRELIDGLEYQLLYAALPLTLFVLMILIYAAVKFHDNDDPQPTTEDPSLEITWTAATAIILLFVGLSGYSVLVNPYISPSQALDTDNQSQEGFDSFEDLPDTGDEEVHVRGYQWEWQATYPEANVTTENQIVIPANEDVTFWLTSDDVIHSLFVPDLGVKQDAFPGDYTRARTIVDEPGRYDVVCAEFCGAGHSRMQGEIVVVDSETYDQWLSENEGTVAEAPDPD, encoded by the coding sequence ATGAGCAGTCGTCGCACGACCGTCGCGTTCACCGCCGCGGCGCTCTCGACGCTCCTCGCGCTGACCGGCACAGTTGCGGCGCAATCACCCAACCGCGAACTCATCGACGGCCTCGAGTATCAGTTGCTCTACGCAGCGCTGCCGCTGACGCTGTTCGTCCTGATGATCCTGATCTACGCGGCCGTCAAGTTCCACGACAACGACGATCCGCAGCCGACGACCGAGGATCCCTCGCTCGAGATCACCTGGACCGCCGCGACGGCGATTATCCTGCTGTTCGTCGGCCTCTCCGGCTACTCCGTTCTCGTCAATCCCTATATCTCGCCGTCGCAGGCGCTCGATACCGACAACCAAAGTCAGGAGGGGTTTGACTCCTTCGAGGACCTTCCCGATACCGGCGACGAGGAGGTCCACGTCCGCGGCTATCAGTGGGAGTGGCAAGCGACCTATCCCGAGGCTAACGTCACGACGGAAAATCAGATCGTGATCCCCGCCAATGAGGACGTGACGTTCTGGCTGACTAGTGACGACGTCATCCACTCGCTTTTCGTCCCGGATCTGGGCGTCAAACAGGACGCGTTCCCCGGCGACTACACTCGCGCACGGACCATCGTCGACGAACCCGGCCGCTACGACGTGGTCTGTGCGGAGTTCTGCGGCGCCGGCCACTCACGGATGCAAGGTGAGATCGTGGTCGTCGACTCCGAAACCTACGACCAATGGCTTTCGGAAAACGAGGGGACCGTCGCCGAAGCGCCGGATCCCGACTGA
- a CDS encoding DUF6789 family protein — protein MNRALTEVSLFAVVVVGCLLTIVLARRARGEPSPDGGYATGHRRELSLAEAKAAAVRWTTTTNHREIGLLYIAFGTVAAIWGGIDAMMIRTHLLTPEANLWTEQTYNELFTMHGLTMLIFFVTPVFFGIGNYFLPLLIGADDMAFPRLNAIGFWLLPPSLLLARLGIVAEVTGAMLAVVVPGEWLSVLLAFQEPAIGWTMYPPLSLAPNPQTNFLLLGLHLSGIATTIGGINFIATVVYERDESIGWANLDIFSWNMLITSAIVIFAFPLLGTALLMLLLDRNFGTTFFTVEGGGPILWQHLLWFWGHPEVYIIFLPATGLMSLILPKFVGRKLFGFKFIVYSTIAIGVLSFGVWAHHMFVTGVDPRIRASFMATSIAIAVPSAIKVFNWITTMWNGDVRLAAPLILCVGSVGLFIVGGVTGIFLAVIPVDVIYHGTYYVVGHFHLIIMGIIPFMMFAASYYWYPLITGRMYDRRLAIFQSSLLVIGSGLTFMTLMALGFLEHPRRYATYPAEYSGLHVVATVGSFIIGISVLMWLYNMLWSYFQGTPVETADPWELKATQQFTPEWQWFEDRLERKHGIPPSEPEEVRPSYVPAQEERPPSLYGRIVPVARRALSDAGAGAAGGFVGTVLMTGVLLVAVALGVFDPESFANLATLVGLPANLALGYSLFLFAGMTVWPLLFLSLGEYLPGELTFITGLWYATVIASGFVIAFYTGQTGLELVTYLVFALLAHWIYGLGLAGMITYLGGRRPTSSEGPR, from the coding sequence ATGAATCGCGCGCTCACGGAGGTCTCGTTGTTCGCTGTCGTCGTCGTCGGCTGTCTCCTGACGATCGTCCTGGCGCGGCGAGCTCGAGGCGAGCCGTCACCGGACGGAGGGTACGCGACGGGCCACCGTCGCGAACTGAGTCTGGCCGAGGCGAAGGCAGCCGCGGTTCGCTGGACGACGACGACGAATCACCGCGAAATCGGGCTGCTTTATATCGCCTTTGGCACCGTCGCGGCGATCTGGGGCGGAATCGACGCGATGATGATTCGGACGCATCTGTTGACGCCGGAGGCGAACCTCTGGACGGAACAGACGTACAACGAACTGTTTACGATGCACGGGCTGACGATGCTGATCTTCTTCGTCACGCCGGTGTTCTTCGGGATCGGGAACTACTTCCTGCCGCTGCTGATCGGCGCCGACGATATGGCGTTCCCGCGGCTCAACGCCATCGGCTTCTGGCTCCTCCCGCCGTCGCTGTTGCTCGCCCGACTGGGAATCGTCGCCGAAGTCACGGGAGCGATGCTCGCGGTCGTCGTTCCGGGCGAATGGCTGTCGGTTCTGCTGGCGTTCCAGGAGCCGGCGATCGGGTGGACGATGTATCCGCCTCTGTCGCTGGCGCCAAATCCCCAGACGAACTTCCTCCTGTTGGGCCTCCACCTGAGTGGAATCGCGACCACGATCGGCGGGATCAATTTCATCGCGACGGTCGTCTACGAACGCGACGAGTCGATCGGCTGGGCGAACCTCGACATCTTCTCGTGGAACATGCTCATCACGAGCGCGATCGTCATCTTCGCGTTCCCGCTGCTCGGGACCGCGTTGCTCATGTTGTTGCTCGACCGCAACTTCGGGACGACGTTCTTCACGGTCGAGGGCGGCGGGCCCATCCTCTGGCAGCACCTGCTGTGGTTCTGGGGCCATCCCGAAGTGTACATCATTTTCCTCCCGGCGACCGGCCTGATGAGCCTCATACTCCCGAAGTTCGTCGGCCGGAAGCTGTTCGGGTTCAAGTTCATCGTCTACTCGACGATCGCGATCGGCGTCCTCTCGTTCGGCGTCTGGGCCCACCACATGTTCGTGACCGGCGTCGATCCCCGAATCCGGGCGAGTTTCATGGCGACGTCGATCGCGATCGCCGTCCCCAGCGCGATCAAGGTGTTCAACTGGATCACGACGATGTGGAACGGCGATGTCCGGCTGGCCGCGCCGCTGATCCTCTGTGTCGGCTCCGTCGGCCTGTTTATCGTCGGCGGCGTGACCGGTATCTTCCTCGCGGTCATCCCCGTTGACGTCATCTACCACGGCACCTACTACGTCGTCGGTCACTTCCACCTCATCATCATGGGGATCATCCCGTTCATGATGTTCGCGGCCAGTTACTACTGGTACCCCCTGATTACCGGTCGGATGTACGACCGTCGGCTCGCGATCTTTCAGTCGTCACTGCTGGTCATCGGCTCCGGACTCACGTTCATGACGCTGATGGCGCTCGGCTTCCTCGAGCACCCCCGTCGGTACGCGACCTACCCGGCGGAGTACTCGGGGCTGCACGTCGTCGCGACCGTCGGTTCGTTCATCATCGGAATCAGCGTCCTCATGTGGCTTTATAACATGCTCTGGTCGTACTTTCAGGGGACGCCGGTCGAGACCGCGGACCCGTGGGAGCTGAAGGCGACCCAGCAGTTCACGCCCGAGTGGCAGTGGTTCGAGGACCGACTCGAGCGCAAGCACGGGATTCCGCCGAGCGAACCCGAGGAAGTCCGGCCGTCGTACGTGCCCGCCCAGGAGGAGCGGCCGCCGTCGCTGTACGGTCGGATCGTGCCGGTCGCTCGACGCGCCCTGAGCGACGCGGGCGCGGGCGCGGCCGGCGGTTTCGTCGGCACGGTACTGATGACCGGCGTCCTCCTCGTCGCGGTCGCGCTGGGCGTCTTCGACCCCGAGTCGTTCGCGAACCTCGCGACGCTGGTCGGACTACCGGCGAACCTCGCGCTCGGCTACAGCCTGTTCCTCTTCGCTGGAATGACGGTCTGGCCCCTGCTGTTCCTCTCGCTCGGGGAGTACCTGCCGGGCGAACTCACGTTCATCACTGGGCTGTGGTACGCGACGGTCATCGCCTCGGGGTTCGTCATCGCCTTCTACACCGGCCAGACCGGGCTCGAGCTGGTGACCTACCTCGTCTTCGCACTGCTCGCCCACTGGATCTACGGGCTGGGACTCGCCGGGATGATCACGTATCTCGGCGGTCGTCGACCGACGTCGTCGGAGGGGCCGCGATGA
- a CDS encoding manganese catalase family protein, which produces MFFQEPELQYEVTVEEPDPHFAKLLQQAIGGQEGEMRVAMQYMFQAWALPEGYEEYRNLLMETAAEELGHIEMLATAVTKNLRGSAKQMSDEAEETAATAAAMTGQNPRQFLSAGESAMPVDSNGVPFTGNYIVASGNLAGDLYANVMSEATGRTLATRLWEYTDDPGMKDMLSYLIARDTMHQNQWLEALESLDDPVPVPASFPQEQENQEFNYAFMSTRREQQPDPSYPWTQGESPDGKGQFSYLPEQPGDGEVIAPQPSPMTNDTPNRPDESAASDSNATGISETSDSSSSDGNATDSNQ; this is translated from the coding sequence ATGTTCTTCCAAGAACCGGAACTCCAGTACGAGGTTACCGTCGAAGAACCAGATCCGCACTTCGCGAAACTTCTCCAGCAGGCGATCGGCGGACAGGAAGGTGAGATGCGCGTCGCGATGCAGTACATGTTCCAGGCGTGGGCGCTCCCCGAAGGCTACGAGGAGTATCGGAACCTCCTGATGGAGACCGCAGCGGAGGAACTCGGTCACATCGAAATGCTCGCCACCGCGGTCACCAAGAACCTCCGCGGCTCGGCCAAGCAGATGAGCGACGAGGCCGAGGAGACCGCGGCGACAGCCGCGGCGATGACCGGGCAGAATCCCCGCCAGTTCCTCTCGGCGGGCGAGTCGGCGATGCCCGTCGACAGCAACGGCGTCCCCTTCACCGGCAACTACATCGTCGCGTCCGGCAACCTCGCGGGCGACCTCTACGCGAACGTGATGTCCGAGGCGACCGGTCGCACCCTCGCGACGCGACTCTGGGAGTACACCGACGATCCCGGCATGAAGGACATGCTCTCCTATCTCATCGCCCGGGACACAATGCACCAGAACCAGTGGCTCGAGGCCCTCGAGTCGCTCGACGACCCGGTGCCGGTGCCCGCGAGCTTCCCGCAGGAACAGGAAAACCAGGAGTTCAACTACGCGTTCATGTCGACCCGACGTGAACAGCAGCCCGACCCCAGCTACCCCTGGACGCAGGGCGAGTCGCCGGACGGCAAGGGGCAGTTCTCCTATCTCCCCGAGCAGCCGGGTGACGGAGAAGTCATCGCCCCGCAACCGAGCCCGATGACGAACGACACGCCGAACCGGCCCGACGAGTCCGCCGCCAGCGATTCGAACGCGACCGGCATCTCGGAGACGAGCGACTCGAGTTCGTCCGACGGGAACGCGACCGACTCGAACCAGTAA
- a CDS encoding cytochrome c oxidase subunit 3 — MTWRTDASDSGDDVAASLETAPVRTDGGSHGVSSDGSTAGHDPDGPVGPDSPHQPDIDHDEHEHRSRWPLVAAVGAGGLYGGAAIAILRNETGLLPPLVGVGLAVVGTIVLLAGIAGWVDEVFLAPAREGAVGGSSRESYVWTTLLFLTTDVSTFGALFIYYFFVRIGTWPPEELPPLLGSLVIVNTAILLASSVTFHYAHEALEDGNHRRFLGLLGTTLVLGIVFLGGQVYEYYEFVAHEGFSITSGVFGTAFYGLTGLHGFHVALGVGGIAVLCWRALRGHYGPDRDTSVATVSLYWHFVDFVWVFLVLVLYVGATV; from the coding sequence ATGACTTGGCGCACCGACGCGAGTGATTCGGGCGACGACGTCGCCGCGTCGCTCGAGACGGCTCCGGTTCGAACCGACGGCGGTAGCCACGGCGTCTCGAGCGACGGCTCGACGGCCGGGCACGATCCGGACGGGCCCGTCGGCCCCGATAGCCCCCATCAACCCGACATCGACCACGACGAGCATGAACACCGCAGCCGCTGGCCGCTCGTCGCCGCCGTCGGCGCCGGCGGTCTCTACGGCGGCGCCGCGATCGCCATCCTCAGGAACGAAACGGGCCTGCTACCGCCGCTCGTGGGCGTCGGTCTCGCCGTCGTCGGGACGATCGTCCTGCTGGCCGGCATCGCCGGCTGGGTCGACGAGGTCTTTCTCGCGCCCGCGCGTGAGGGAGCCGTCGGCGGGTCGTCTCGAGAGTCGTACGTCTGGACGACGCTGCTCTTTCTGACGACCGACGTCTCGACGTTCGGCGCGCTGTTCATCTACTACTTCTTCGTCAGAATCGGCACGTGGCCTCCCGAGGAGTTACCGCCGCTACTGGGATCGCTCGTGATCGTCAACACCGCGATCCTGCTCGCCAGCAGCGTCACGTTCCACTACGCACACGAAGCGCTCGAGGACGGGAACCACCGCCGTTTCCTCGGACTGCTCGGGACGACGCTGGTCCTCGGGATCGTCTTCCTCGGCGGCCAGGTCTACGAGTACTACGAGTTCGTCGCCCACGAGGGGTTCTCGATCACCAGCGGCGTCTTCGGGACGGCCTTCTACGGGCTGACCGGGCTCCACGGCTTTCACGTCGCGCTCGGCGTCGGCGGGATCGCCGTGCTGTGCTGGCGCGCGCTCCGCGGCCACTACGGCCCCGATCGGGACACCTCTGTCGCGACCGTCTCGCTGTACTGGCACTTCGTCGATTTCGTCTGGGTGTTCCTCGTGCTCGTCCTCTACGTGGGCGCGACCGTTTGA
- a CDS encoding sensor histidine kinase, translating to MLAIDSDRTRRYLSGACVSGLGLLILLVPLYDIWDDLRNLSWGLLWTLLENSALLVLASGLVLAGVWIVRLDWESKYVVTVAKWNLLVGGGIAALFLWIVAIQLRVMQEPKPYVLALNGVLFGVVAAFGVGVYNASRQRHTDELRARERELQRMYDRVSESERRYRTLAERFPDGIVALFDEQPTFYLSAGEAFDQLPLDPADLDGKAPHQVFRAEVAKAVEPALQAALDGNRERVDIECAGRHWLVRTIPVTDDRGEVFAGLLMCQDITELITYQRRLEASNERLEQFAYAVSHDLQEPLRMVSSYLELIEDRYADGLDADGEEFIDYAVDGADRMREMIEGLLEYSRVETQGDSLDPIDLNAVLADVREDLQVKLEERDADLAVGDLPRVEGDASQLRQVFQNLLENAIEYSGDEPPRIRVSAERRGSTRAREPQHDSRDPVATRGAPADATGPSGDGQEWVISVADEGIGIDPDDADRIFRIFERLHATEDQSGTGIGLALCQHIVERHGGEIWVDSEPGAGTTFSFTLPAATDDRGTTDRESNPRTD from the coding sequence GTGCTAGCTATCGACAGCGACCGCACTCGTCGGTATCTCTCCGGCGCGTGCGTCTCCGGACTCGGGCTCCTCATCCTGCTCGTTCCCCTCTACGATATCTGGGACGACCTCAGAAATCTCTCGTGGGGACTGCTCTGGACGCTGCTCGAGAACAGCGCGCTGCTCGTGCTCGCGAGCGGACTCGTGCTCGCGGGCGTGTGGATCGTCCGGCTGGACTGGGAGAGCAAGTACGTCGTGACCGTCGCCAAGTGGAACCTCCTCGTCGGTGGGGGGATCGCGGCGCTGTTCCTGTGGATCGTCGCCATCCAGCTTCGCGTCATGCAGGAGCCGAAGCCGTACGTGCTCGCGCTCAACGGAGTCCTCTTCGGGGTGGTCGCCGCGTTCGGGGTCGGCGTTTACAACGCCAGCCGACAGCGACACACCGACGAGCTCCGGGCGCGGGAACGAGAGCTCCAGCGGATGTACGACCGGGTCTCGGAGTCCGAACGCAGATACCGGACGCTCGCGGAGCGGTTCCCCGACGGGATCGTCGCCCTGTTCGACGAGCAGCCGACGTTCTACCTCTCGGCGGGAGAGGCGTTCGATCAATTGCCGCTCGATCCCGCCGACCTCGACGGGAAAGCTCCGCATCAGGTGTTCCGAGCGGAGGTCGCCAAGGCGGTGGAACCGGCCCTTCAGGCCGCACTGGACGGCAACAGGGAACGGGTGGATATCGAGTGTGCGGGCCGACACTGGCTCGTTCGGACGATCCCCGTCACGGACGACCGCGGCGAGGTGTTCGCCGGCCTCCTGATGTGCCAAGACATCACTGAACTCATCACGTACCAGCGACGGCTCGAGGCCTCGAACGAGCGCTTAGAGCAGTTCGCCTACGCAGTCTCCCACGACCTGCAGGAACCGTTACGGATGGTCTCGAGCTACCTCGAGTTGATCGAGGATCGGTACGCCGACGGCCTCGACGCGGATGGCGAGGAGTTCATCGACTACGCCGTCGACGGCGCCGACCGCATGCGCGAGATGATCGAGGGACTGCTCGAGTACTCGCGCGTCGAGACCCAGGGCGACTCGTTGGACCCGATCGACCTGAACGCCGTCCTGGCGGACGTCCGCGAGGACCTGCAGGTGAAACTCGAGGAGCGGGACGCCGATCTCGCCGTCGGCGACCTCCCGCGGGTCGAGGGCGACGCCAGCCAGCTGCGGCAGGTGTTCCAGAACCTGCTGGAGAACGCGATCGAGTACAGCGGCGACGAACCGCCCCGCATCCGCGTTTCCGCCGAGAGACGGGGGTCGACACGCGCTCGAGAACCACAGCACGATTCTCGCGATCCGGTAGCCACGCGAGGCGCGCCCGCGGACGCCACGGGACCGAGCGGCGACGGCCAAGAATGGGTGATTTCGGTCGCGGACGAGGGGATCGGGATCGATCCGGACGACGCCGATCGCATCTTCCGGATCTTCGAACGGCTGCACGCGACCGAGGACCAGTCGGGGACCGGGATCGGCCTGGCGCTCTGTCAGCACATCGTCGAGCGCCACGGCGGCGAGATATGGGTCGACTCCGAACCCGGCGCGGGGACGACGTTCTCGTTTACGCTCCCCGCCGCGACGGACGACCGCGGGACGACGGACCGAGAATCGAACCCCCGCACCGACTGA
- a CDS encoding NAD(P)/FAD-dependent oxidoreductase, whose translation MERVDVAIVGGGPAGASAAERAAAHGAETVLFEQGVPREDRDGLGPDSTDAAGMLDYWIDIMEFDYREIPDDVILRELESTEFVGPSTSVELTSTGMEASYPNFGYTFHRARMDDWLYERAEDAGADLRVGTGVKDVETDLRASSPKGPTHTLALSNGDELEAQYVVLADGPQRRITLDALDQFTAPGRSVSDYLSPPEANHIAYQEYREFPEELFEEFEDTLKFWWGYMPGETAYPWVFPNDGTVARVGLTMPIGMELEDVQNPAAYALLEPDDDKLPSGAEYIRRLLEREYGDKYDIAEDIPRVEDRGKSKGTETYPISSTRPIESPVGANIAVAGGAMGTTSAFHEGGYHVAVRTGKIAGRLAATDSLANYNDVWKGAIGDEILRNVAFADIVEEYEPADWDRTFEIVNRMQGDDVEGLVSRGYSAGLGASKVLLEYKRRKFAYRDGGYVQLREDEYFY comes from the coding sequence ATGGAACGCGTAGACGTCGCGATCGTCGGTGGCGGACCCGCCGGGGCCTCCGCGGCCGAACGGGCCGCGGCACACGGCGCCGAGACCGTCCTCTTCGAACAGGGCGTCCCGCGGGAGGACCGCGACGGCCTCGGGCCGGACTCGACCGACGCCGCCGGCATGCTCGACTACTGGATCGATATCATGGAGTTCGACTACCGGGAGATTCCCGACGACGTCATCCTCCGAGAGCTCGAGTCCACCGAGTTCGTCGGCCCATCGACGTCGGTCGAACTGACGAGTACGGGGATGGAGGCCAGCTACCCCAACTTCGGCTACACCTTCCACCGCGCGCGCATGGACGACTGGCTCTACGAGCGCGCCGAGGACGCCGGCGCCGACCTCAGGGTCGGCACGGGTGTCAAGGACGTAGAGACCGACCTCCGCGCCTCGAGCCCGAAGGGACCGACTCACACGCTGGCCCTCTCGAACGGCGACGAACTCGAGGCCCAGTACGTCGTCCTCGCGGACGGCCCGCAGCGACGAATCACGCTGGACGCGCTCGACCAGTTCACCGCGCCCGGCCGAAGCGTCTCGGACTACCTCTCGCCCCCAGAGGCGAACCACATCGCCTACCAGGAGTACCGAGAGTTCCCGGAGGAACTGTTCGAGGAGTTCGAGGACACCCTCAAGTTCTGGTGGGGGTACATGCCCGGCGAGACCGCCTATCCGTGGGTCTTCCCCAACGACGGCACGGTCGCCCGCGTCGGACTGACCATGCCCATCGGGATGGAACTCGAGGACGTCCAAAACCCCGCCGCCTACGCCTTGCTCGAGCCCGACGACGATAAGCTCCCCTCGGGCGCGGAGTACATCCGGCGCCTGCTCGAGCGCGAGTACGGCGACAAGTACGACATCGCGGAAGACATCCCGCGCGTCGAGGACCGCGGGAAGTCGAAGGGGACCGAAACGTACCCGATCTCCTCGACGCGACCGATCGAGTCACCCGTCGGCGCCAACATCGCCGTCGCCGGCGGCGCGATGGGTACCACCTCTGCCTTCCACGAGGGCGGCTACCACGTCGCCGTCCGCACCGGGAAGATCGCCGGCCGACTCGCCGCAACCGACTCGCTTGCGAACTACAACGACGTCTGGAAGGGAGCCATCGGCGACGAGATCCTGCGCAACGTCGCCTTCGCCGACATCGTCGAGGAGTACGAGCCCGCCGACTGGGACCGCACGTTCGAGATCGTCAACCGAATGCAGGGTGACGACGTCGAGGGCCTGGTCAGCCGCGGCTACTCCGCCGGGCTGGGCGCTTCGAAAGTCCTTCTCGAGTACAAGCGCCGGAAGTTCGCCTACCGCGACGGCGGCTACGTCCAGTTGCGCGAGGACGAGTACTTCTACTGA
- a CDS encoding D-2-hydroxyacid dehydrogenase translates to MSDSDTNQPDVLVLRKGTHGMPVEQYADALRGRLPDRTVELARTPTAERDRIRDARFVTGMTLEDELLEAAENLEVFACAYAGTGHLPLEELEARGVAVTNASGVHGPNIGEHVLGAILRFTRRFHVGARQQRRQKWRHYQAEELQGSTVTIVGLGAIGESVADRLEPFGVETIGVRYTPEKGGPTDEVVGFEGEGFEDALARTDYLVLACPLTETTRGLIDREAFVTMDPGAVLVNVARGPVVDADALVEALRSSWIRGASLDVTDPEPLPEDHPLWTFENVQITPHNAGHTPEYYERLADIVAGNVRRFADDPDAALENQVRP, encoded by the coding sequence ATGAGCGACAGCGACACCAACCAGCCGGACGTACTCGTCCTCCGGAAAGGAACTCACGGGATGCCGGTCGAACAGTACGCGGACGCGCTCCGTGGGCGACTCCCCGATCGAACGGTCGAACTCGCCCGCACGCCGACGGCGGAGCGCGACCGTATTCGAGACGCCCGCTTCGTCACCGGGATGACCCTCGAGGACGAACTGCTCGAGGCCGCCGAGAACCTCGAGGTCTTCGCCTGTGCCTACGCGGGGACCGGCCACCTGCCCCTCGAGGAACTCGAGGCCCGCGGCGTCGCCGTGACGAACGCCTCGGGCGTCCACGGCCCCAACATCGGCGAGCACGTGCTGGGCGCGATCCTCCGCTTTACCCGCCGGTTCCACGTCGGCGCGCGCCAGCAGCGCCGTCAGAAGTGGCGCCACTATCAGGCCGAGGAACTGCAGGGGTCGACGGTGACGATCGTTGGCCTGGGCGCGATCGGCGAGTCGGTCGCCGACCGCCTCGAGCCCTTCGGCGTTGAGACGATCGGCGTCCGATACACGCCCGAGAAGGGCGGCCCGACCGACGAGGTGGTCGGCTTCGAGGGCGAGGGGTTCGAGGACGCCCTGGCGCGGACCGACTATCTCGTACTCGCGTGTCCGCTCACGGAGACCACGCGGGGGCTGATCGACCGCGAGGCGTTCGTGACGATGGATCCCGGCGCGGTCCTCGTCAACGTCGCCCGCGGGCCGGTCGTCGACGCCGACGCGCTCGTCGAGGCCCTGCGCTCGAGTTGGATCCGCGGCGCATCGCTGGACGTCACCGATCCCGAACCGCTGCCGGAGGACCACCCGCTGTGGACCTTCGAGAACGTCCAGATCACGCCCCACAACGCCGGCCACACCCCCGAGTACTACGAGCGACTCGCCGATATCGTGGCCGGGAACGTCCGCCGGTTCGCCGACGACCCCGACGCGGCCCTCGAGAATCAGGTCCGGCCCTGA
- a CDS encoding universal stress protein, which yields MTLSFDGPILVPVATPEDGERTAAALAPYLTDSSRAIVVNVIEKAGGAPDKAGVEQREEYAEEIFDRARGPLEATDATIETEVLYGTDVVERIFAEAEDREVDAVVFAARKGNRLAELLTGDVARRMVKEAAIPVVALPHDES from the coding sequence ATGACGCTGTCGTTCGACGGACCGATCCTCGTCCCCGTCGCGACCCCCGAAGACGGCGAGCGGACGGCCGCGGCGCTCGCCCCGTATCTCACCGACTCGAGTCGGGCGATCGTCGTCAACGTGATCGAGAAGGCCGGCGGCGCGCCCGACAAGGCCGGCGTCGAACAGCGCGAGGAGTACGCCGAGGAGATCTTCGACCGCGCACGGGGGCCGCTCGAGGCGACCGACGCGACCATCGAGACGGAGGTCCTCTACGGCACCGACGTCGTCGAGCGGATCTTCGCCGAAGCGGAGGACCGCGAGGTCGACGCCGTCGTCTTCGCGGCTCGAAAGGGGAACCGGCTTGCGGAGCTACTGACCGGCGACGTGGCGCGACGGATGGTCAAGGAGGCGGCCATCCCGGTCGTCGCCTTACCCCACGACGAATCCTGA
- a CDS encoding DUF7344 domain-containing protein: MLPVISDPASLTPVTGEAAGDGPQFDALADRRRRAVLRYLDARDEGSVSLSDLADHLVLEADAGDGGALASCGDALFGTRRRVAITLRHSHVPKLADAGAVAFDHETNTVALTERGERLLARAETIDGSGEDADDDAETDAKPADRVAETTAP, from the coding sequence ATGCTCCCAGTCATCTCCGATCCCGCGTCGCTGACTCCCGTTACCGGCGAGGCCGCCGGCGACGGCCCGCAGTTCGACGCGCTCGCGGATCGGCGTCGCCGGGCCGTCCTCCGATATCTGGACGCCCGCGACGAGGGGTCCGTCTCGCTGTCCGACCTCGCGGATCACCTCGTGCTCGAGGCCGACGCGGGCGACGGCGGCGCGCTGGCCAGTTGCGGCGACGCCCTGTTCGGGACGCGGCGACGCGTTGCGATCACGCTCCGACACAGCCACGTGCCGAAGCTGGCGGACGCCGGGGCCGTCGCGTTCGACCACGAGACCAACACCGTCGCGCTGACCGAGCGCGGTGAGCGGTTGCTCGCTCGAGCCGAGACGATCGACGGAAGCGGCGAGGACGCCGACGACGACGCCGAAACCGATGCGAAACCAGCCGACCGGGTCGCCGAAACGACGGCGCCGTAA